The proteins below come from a single Salvelinus fontinalis isolate EN_2023a chromosome 1, ASM2944872v1, whole genome shotgun sequence genomic window:
- the ghitm gene encoding growth hormone-inducible transmembrane protein, giving the protein MMTSVRMFTKLRHITSVKCALISRKVNRNLATRLSFIMTMLVRLACLRSRPVSGLRPMLTQGSPALRSSTLKSCPPLLKVHQGYSTKSRFGFRRGKTAKDQLQQAAFEPATDTAIRMDSMGRMFLAGGAAVGLGALCYYGLGMSNEIGAIERAVIWPQYVKDRIHSTYMYFAGSVGMTALSAVAVSRTPALMGVMMRGSWLAIGATFAAMIGAGMLVRSISYDQSPGAKHLAWMLHAGVMGAVIAPMTLLGGPLMMRAAWYTAGIVGGLSTVAMCAPSEKFLNMGGPLAVGFGVVFASSIGSMFLPPTSAMGAGLYSIAIYGGLVLFSLFLLYDTQKVIKRAETYPMYGMQKYDPINSCMGIYMDTLNIFMRMVMILSGGGNRKK; this is encoded by the exons ATGATGACATCGGTCAGAATGTTCACGAAACTGCGTCATATTACGTCAGTGAAGTGCGCACTTATCTCAAGGAAGGTGAACAGAAATCTAGCTACACGCTTG AGCTTCATCATGACCATGTTGGTGAGGCTAGCATGCCTGCGCAGTCGCCCTGTGTCCGGGCTGCGTCCTATGTTGACCCAGGGCTCTCCAGCCCTGAGGAGCTCCACCCTGAAGAGCTGCCCGCCCCTCCTCAAGGTCCACCAG GGCTATTCCACCAAATCCAGATTTGGTTTCCGTCGTGGGAAAACGGCCAAGGACCAGCTCCAACAGGCCGCGTTCGAGCCAGCGACTGATACTGCCATCAGAA TGGATTCCATGGGCAGGATGTTCCTGGCTGGAGGGGCTGCTGTAGGCCTGGGAGCTCTGTGCTACTACGGACTAGGCATGTCCAATGAGATCGGTGCCATCGAGAGGGCTGT TATCTGGCCCCAGTACGTGAAGGACAGGATCCACTCGACCTACATGTACTTTGCAGGCAGTGTGGGGATGACAGCTCTGTCAGCTGTAGCCGTCAGCAGGACCCCGGCCCTCATGGGTGTCATGATGAGAGGATCCTGGCTG GCTATTGGAGCTACCTTTGCAGCCATGATTGGAGCAGGCATGCTGGTCAGATCTATCTCTTATGACCAGAGCCCAGGAGCCAAACATCTAGCCTGGATGCTTCATGCAG GTGTGATGGGAGCGGTCATAGCCCCCATGACTCTGCTAGGTGGGCCCCTGATGATGAGGGCAGCCTGGTACACAGCGGGCATTGTGGGGGGTCTGTCCACCGTGGCCATGTGTGCCCCCAGTGAGAAGTTCCTCAACATGGGAGGACCCCTAGCGGTGGGCTTCGGAGTCGTCTTCGCCTCCTCCATCG gctcaatgttcCTGCCCCCTACCTCAGCGATGGGAGCAGGCCTGTACTCCATCGCTATCTACGGAGGTCTGGTCCTCTTCAGCCTGTTCCTGCTCTACGACACCCAGAAGGTCATCAAGAGGGCGGAGACGTACCCCATGTACGGGATGCAGAAATACGACCCCATCAACTC GTGCATGGGGATCTACATGGACACGCTGAACATCTTCATGAGGATGGTGATGATTCTGTCCGGCGGCGGAAACAGAAAGAAATAA